The following DNA comes from Brassica oleracea var. oleracea cultivar TO1000 chromosome C5, BOL, whole genome shotgun sequence.
AAACATTAATTGAGAATATTTGAAGAGATTAAATTTCATTGGTGAAAATTTATTGCAGAGTGTATAATGAAAATCTTACTTTCGGGAATTTCTGGAACGGAGGGAGTAGTATTTGTGTATTGACAGATACATTGATTTCGTTATATTTTTTCTAATTTGGGAACTAAAGTTTCTAAATTTGGGCATTGCAAGTGAATTAAGCTCTGTTTCTGATCTAAGATTGCTACTCTTTTTATATTCAGGATCAAGTCTCTGTGAAAGAATCTGTCTGTAAGGGAATCACCATGCCTCTGTTTGAGCTTTTCAGGCTCGCCAACCCGTCTCCGTGAGTCTATTCACTTGTCTCTTCTTCTTTAACTTTCTTGTTTCAAGTTCATCAATGTCAATGTTCTTTTTTCTTGTCGTTGAAACAGACCTGTGGATGAAGTTGTTGAGCTGGTTTGGGAAAACGGTCAGATTTCAACTCAAAGCCAGTCGAGCAGACCAAGAAACATTCCACCACCACAGTCTATTCATCAAGCAAGAGCTAGAGAGCTCGGAAATGGCCCCAAGGCCACGATGGTGGACGAGATCCAAATGTCAGTGCCGTCACTAATGACCGGTTTGAGTCAAGACGATGACTTGGTTCCGTGGCTGAATCCTCATCAGTCCCTTGATGGATATTGCTCTGATCTCTTGCGTGATGCTTCTCCTGTTACCGTCAACGAGCAAGAGACCGATGCTTTCCCGAGAAGAAACAATGGGAATGAATCAGCTCCCGCTGCTTCTTCATCACAGTTCAACGGTTTTGATTCACATTCTCTGTATGGAACCGGTAGAGCTGGAGATCCTGTTAGCCAACCAGCCAAACCAGATCGATTCAGTCAGAGACTGGAACCGTTAGTAACTAGTAACAAGACTGGTTTGCTCAACTTTTCGCATTTCTTACGCACGGCAGCTTTGGCTAAGACTAATAATAACCCTCCTGGCTCTAAAGAGAAGAGTCCTCAAAGCCCGCCGAATGTGTTTCAGACCAGAGTTCTTGGAGCTAAAGACAAGGTTCTCAACGAGCCTAAGGATAACCAAAAGGCTTGCTTAGTTTCAGAAGACTCAAACAGAAAAGAGCAAGAGAGTGAAAAGGCCGTTGTATGTTCTTCTGTTGGCTCTGGTAATAGTCTCGATGGCCCATCGGAAAGTCCTTTAAAAAGAAAGCATTTGGATGTTCAAGACATTGACTGTCATAGTGAAGTAAGTTTTTATACTAATTTGATGCACATTTGAAATCTTGTTTAATTCTATTCTTCAATATTATTGAGCAGGATGTTGAGGGAGAATCAGGAGATGGAAGAAAAGAAGCAGCTCCATCTCGAACAGGCATTGGTTCAAAGAGAAGCCGCTCGGCTGAAGTACATAATCTGTCTGAAAGGGTGAGTGAGTGTGAGTGAATGTCCTAAATTTACAAAAAGGATTGTTCTGTTTGGTAACAGACTTACTGTCCTCAAATT
Coding sequences within:
- the LOC106343710 gene encoding transcription factor PIF3, which gives rise to MPLFELFRLANPSPPVDEVVELVWENGQISTQSQSSRPRNIPPPQSIHQARARELGNGPKATMVDEIQMSVPSLMTGLSQDDDLVPWLNPHQSLDGYCSDLLRDASPVTVNEQETDAFPRRNNGNESAPAASSSQFNGFDSHSLYGTGRAGDPVSQPAKPDRFSQRLEPLVTSNKTGLLNFSHFLRTAALAKTNNNPPGSKEKSPQSPPNVFQTRVLGAKDKVLNEPKDNQKACLVSEDSNRKEQESEKAVVCSSVGSGNSLDGPSESPLKRKHLDVQDIDCHSEDVEGESGDGRKEAAPSRTGIGSKRSRSAEVHNLSERRRRDRINEKMRALQELIPNCNKVDKASMLDEAIEYLKSLQLQVQFMSMASGYYMPPVMFPPGMGHHYQAAAMAMGMGMPYAMGLPDMSRGGPSVNNRPQFQVPGMQQTVAVALPRVSAGGFFTGSEMNKSDDGSARDLSGTKDQTTTKDNNSLRPIKRKQTSSDQFCGSS